A DNA window from Nitrospirota bacterium contains the following coding sequences:
- a CDS encoding TraR/DksA C4-type zinc finger protein: MAVKKGAKKKKAAKPARPTKKKTAKKTVKRSAAKASTVKKKTARKTARKVTPKKAKKTIKPESSKLESSAMTVLPKRRISLAERKRNEVLKKMLLKKRNEVVEGLESQMGRKLARETGQKIDSAMDSADQSALDVDQGIDYSLLEMKYAQYKDIADAFRKLQSNTYGECEECGEEIDIKRLAVNPLARYCVACKTNKETLENIQKEETRFKE; the protein is encoded by the coding sequence ATGGCGGTAAAAAAAGGTGCAAAGAAGAAAAAGGCTGCCAAGCCCGCAAGACCCACCAAGAAAAAAACGGCCAAAAAAACCGTGAAGAGATCCGCTGCAAAGGCAAGCACGGTCAAAAAGAAAACGGCCCGGAAAACCGCCCGAAAGGTCACCCCTAAAAAAGCGAAAAAAACCATAAAACCGGAATCCTCAAAGCTGGAATCTTCCGCAATGACCGTACTACCCAAACGACGGATATCCCTGGCTGAGCGGAAACGGAATGAGGTACTGAAAAAAATGCTGCTCAAAAAACGGAATGAGGTTGTGGAAGGCCTGGAGTCCCAGATGGGCCGAAAGCTGGCCCGTGAGACGGGGCAGAAGATCGACTCGGCCATGGACAGCGCCGATCAGTCAGCGCTTGACGTGGACCAGGGCATCGATTACTCGCTCCTGGAAATGAAATACGCGCAATACAAGGACATCGCCGACGCTTTCCGCAAGCTCCAGAGCAATACCTATGGAGAGTGTGAGGAGTGCGGAGAAGAGATCGATATCAAGCGCCTTGCGGTGAATCCTCTTGCCCGGTACTGCGTCGCCTGCAAAACGAATAAAGAGACCCTGGAAAATATCCAGAAGGAAGAGACGAGGTTCAAGGAATAA
- the cdaA gene encoding diadenylate cyclase CdaA yields the protein MTNFTEIREALTHYRWFNDTVDIALVYYIIYRLLLIIKGTRAFQMLIGIGLIVLVLIASQAFAFYTLDWLIHSFWSQIVLAVVILFQPEIRRTLARVGERHLFRSLSGVEGSKFIEETVKAAVNMANKRIGALIVLERDTDLTTIVEMGIELDAKVTKEILISIFLPYSPIHDGAAIIRSGRLIAAGCFLPLTLSSNLSKSLGTRHRAAVGLTEESDAVVVVVSEETGEISMVVNGVIENNADAPALRKTLSDIFVRKKGR from the coding sequence ATGACCAACTTCACCGAAATACGCGAGGCCCTGACGCACTATCGCTGGTTCAATGATACGGTGGACATAGCGCTCGTCTACTATATCATTTACCGGCTGCTGCTCATCATAAAGGGCACGCGCGCCTTTCAGATGCTCATCGGCATCGGGCTTATCGTGCTGGTGCTCATCGCCTCTCAGGCCTTTGCGTTCTACACGCTCGACTGGCTCATCCACAGCTTCTGGTCGCAGATCGTGCTCGCCGTCGTGATCCTGTTCCAGCCCGAGATCAGGCGCACCCTCGCCCGGGTCGGCGAGCGCCACCTGTTCCGCTCTCTCTCCGGGGTCGAGGGCTCCAAGTTCATTGAAGAAACGGTCAAAGCGGCCGTCAACATGGCCAACAAACGGATCGGCGCACTCATCGTTCTTGAACGCGACACGGACCTTACGACCATCGTGGAGATGGGCATTGAGCTGGATGCCAAGGTCACGAAGGAGATTCTCATCAGCATCTTTCTCCCCTATTCGCCGATCCATGACGGGGCCGCGATCATCCGGAGCGGCAGGCTCATCGCGGCAGGGTGCTTTCTGCCGCTCACGTTGTCTTCGAACCTCTCCAAATCGCTCGGCACGCGCCACCGCGCGGCCGTCGGCCTCACCGAGGAAAGCGATGCCGTCGTGGTGGTCGTGTCCGAGGAGACCGGGGAGATCTCAATGGTCGTGAACGGTGTGATCGAGAACAACGCGGATGCTCCCGCGCTCAGGAAGACGCTGTCCGATATTTTTGTCAGGAAAAAGGGCCGGTGA
- the ftsH gene encoding ATP-dependent zinc metalloprotease FtsH — protein sequence MSAFYKNLALILLFVVVSVLIFNLFNPVSQTAVQIPFSDVMDKISTGEVNDVTIKGAEMLGNYKTGKSFKTNLPDYPDLVKDLRSKGVKINAEPVKESAWYSFLVVWAPLILMALWFLFIMRNMQMGGNKAMSFGKSKAKLLNESSKKVTFSEVAGMDEAKVEVQEIIDILKDPQKFQKLGGKIPKGVLLVGPPGTGKTLLARAIAGEAGVPFLSISGSDFVEMFVGVGASRVRDLFEQGKKNAPCIIFIDEIDAVGRHRGAGLGGGHDEREQTLNQLLVEMDGFESNEGVILVAATNRPDVLDPALLRPGRFDRMVVLPRPDLNGRIGVLKVHTQKIKLAPHVDIESIARGTPGLSGAELANLVNEAALLAGRLGKTQVETDDFEHAKDKILMGLERKSMLISDEEKKNTAYHEAGHTMVARLIPGTDPVHKVSIIPRGMALGVTLQLPTADRYSYDREHLLNNIAILLGGRAAEEIALQHMTTGAGNDLERATTLARKMVCEWGMSDAMGPLSYGKKEEAIFLGREIAQHRDYSENTAIEIDKEVKRIVMDNYHRARTLIQDRESLLHNLANALLEKETLDAADIDAIINAQPVAA from the coding sequence GTGAGCGCATTCTATAAAAATCTGGCGCTGATACTGTTGTTCGTCGTGGTATCGGTGCTCATCTTCAATCTATTCAATCCCGTCAGCCAGACCGCTGTCCAGATACCCTTCAGCGATGTCATGGACAAGATCTCGACCGGGGAAGTGAACGACGTCACGATCAAAGGCGCGGAAATGCTCGGCAATTACAAGACCGGCAAATCCTTCAAGACCAACCTGCCGGACTATCCCGACCTCGTCAAGGACCTTCGCTCCAAGGGCGTGAAGATCAATGCGGAGCCGGTAAAAGAGTCCGCATGGTACAGCTTCCTCGTGGTCTGGGCGCCGCTCATTCTCATGGCGCTCTGGTTCCTGTTCATCATGCGCAACATGCAGATGGGCGGGAACAAGGCCATGTCGTTCGGCAAGAGCAAGGCCAAGCTCCTGAACGAGAGCTCCAAAAAGGTGACCTTCAGTGAAGTGGCGGGCATGGATGAGGCCAAAGTGGAGGTCCAGGAGATCATCGACATCCTGAAAGATCCCCAGAAGTTTCAGAAACTCGGCGGCAAGATACCGAAGGGTGTGCTGCTCGTCGGCCCCCCGGGCACGGGCAAAACCCTCCTGGCTCGGGCCATCGCCGGCGAGGCGGGCGTACCGTTCCTCTCGATCAGCGGATCTGATTTCGTCGAGATGTTCGTCGGCGTGGGCGCGTCGCGCGTCCGCGATCTCTTCGAGCAGGGCAAGAAGAACGCGCCGTGCATCATCTTTATCGACGAGATCGACGCCGTGGGCAGGCACCGCGGCGCGGGCCTCGGCGGCGGTCATGACGAGCGCGAACAGACCCTGAACCAGCTCCTCGTGGAGATGGACGGGTTCGAAAGCAACGAGGGCGTGATCCTCGTGGCAGCCACGAACCGTCCCGATGTGCTCGATCCGGCGCTCCTCAGGCCGGGCAGGTTCGACCGCATGGTTGTGCTCCCGCGGCCAGACTTGAACGGCAGGATCGGTGTGCTTAAGGTGCATACGCAGAAGATCAAGCTCGCGCCGCACGTGGACATCGAGTCCATCGCGCGCGGCACCCCCGGCTTGTCCGGCGCGGAACTGGCGAACCTGGTGAACGAGGCCGCGCTGCTGGCAGGCCGGCTGGGCAAGACGCAGGTCGAGACCGACGATTTTGAGCACGCCAAGGACAAGATCCTGATGGGCCTCGAGCGCAAGTCCATGCTGATCAGCGATGAGGAAAAGAAGAACACGGCCTACCACGAGGCGGGCCATACCATGGTAGCCAGGCTCATCCCCGGGACCGACCCCGTGCACAAGGTCTCGATCATCCCGCGCGGCATGGCCCTCGGCGTCACGCTCCAGCTCCCCACGGCCGACCGGTATTCCTACGACCGTGAGCATCTGCTCAACAACATAGCCATTCTGCTCGGCGGCAGGGCCGCGGAAGAGATCGCGCTCCAGCATATGACCACGGGCGCGGGCAATGACCTCGAGCGCGCCACAACGCTCGCCCGGAAGATGGTCTGCGAGTGGGGAATGAGCGATGCCATGGGGCCGCTGTCCTACGGCAAAAAGGAAGAGGCGATATTCCTGGGCCGCGAGATCGCGCAGCACCGCGACTACAGCGAGAACACGGCCATCGAGATCGACAAGGAAGTAAAGCGTATCGTCATGGACAACTACCACCGGGCCAGGACACTGATTCAGGACCGTGAGTCGCTGCTGCATAACCTGGCAAACGCACTGCTCGAGAAAGAGACCCTCGATGCCGCTGACATCGACGCGATCATCAACGCTCAGCCTGTAGCGGCTTAG
- the folP gene encoding dihydropteroate synthase — MEPVLRISGRGALAITLNGLTSGQTAVLNSIVRSSDSGAGSNPAPIFFSSPHNKTAGNRPSAMVLTGSPGQLRRLFSLLAADHRIPSSLSQNGYSLLDNYLRSDYKIDCRGKVLDLGSRTHIMGILNVTPDSFSDGGQYADAELALAHARDMAAAGADIIDIGGESTRPGAAPLPREEELRRIIPLIERLSAELAVPISVDTYKSSVAKIAIEAGAGIVNDISGLRFSPDMANVVADSGVAVVIMHIKGTPRDMQQDPVYDDVVGEVMAYLEEGIEIALKAGVDREKILIDPGIGFGKTLEHNLVILNRLEEFRALGRPILLGPSRKKFIGTILDVPTPEQRVDGTAAAVAIGIERGARVVRVHDVARMAQVAKVTDAILKSVQSS; from the coding sequence ATGGAGCCTGTCCTCCGGATCTCCGGCCGTGGGGCGCTTGCAATAACCCTGAACGGTCTCACCTCCGGGCAGACAGCCGTCCTCAATAGTATCGTCCGATCATCTGACAGCGGAGCAGGCTCAAACCCTGCTCCGATCTTTTTTTCTTCACCACACAATAAGACCGCCGGCAACCGACCCTCCGCAATGGTCCTGACCGGCAGCCCCGGACAGCTGAGAAGACTTTTTTCTCTTCTGGCTGCCGACCATCGCATCCCCTCATCTCTTTCACAAAACGGTTACTCTCTGCTTGACAACTACCTGCGCTCGGATTATAAGATTGATTGCAGGGGGAAGGTCCTCGACCTCGGCAGCCGCACACACATCATGGGCATCCTGAACGTGACCCCTGATTCCTTCTCCGATGGCGGGCAGTATGCCGACGCTGAGCTGGCCCTCGCTCATGCCCGTGACATGGCCGCCGCGGGAGCCGACATCATCGATATCGGCGGGGAGTCCACCCGGCCCGGGGCGGCGCCCCTGCCCCGGGAGGAAGAGCTCCGCAGGATCATCCCGCTCATCGAGCGCCTTTCAGCCGAGCTTGCGGTCCCGATATCGGTCGATACCTATAAGTCATCGGTGGCGAAAATAGCGATCGAGGCCGGCGCGGGGATCGTGAACGACATCAGCGGGCTCCGGTTCTCGCCCGACATGGCGAACGTGGTGGCTGATTCCGGCGTTGCCGTGGTCATCATGCACATCAAAGGAACGCCGCGCGATATGCAGCAGGACCCCGTGTATGACGATGTCGTCGGCGAGGTCATGGCCTATCTGGAGGAAGGGATCGAGATCGCCTTGAAGGCAGGCGTGGACCGCGAGAAGATACTCATCGACCCGGGCATCGGTTTCGGCAAGACGCTCGAGCACAATCTCGTTATCCTGAACAGGCTGGAGGAATTTCGCGCCCTCGGCAGGCCGATCCTGCTTGGCCCCTCGCGAAAAAAGTTCATCGGCACGATCCTGGACGTCCCAACGCCCGAGCAGCGCGTTGACGGCACCGCCGCCGCCGTGGCAATCGGGATCGAGCGCGGCGCCCGCGTCGTGCGGGTCCATGACGTGGCGCGTATGGCGCAGGTGGCGAAGGTGACGGATGCAATTCTTAAATCAGTTCAAAGTTCATAG
- the hpt gene encoding hypoxanthine phosphoribosyltransferase, whose product MVGIDFGKPLFTREEIQRKIQEIGSRVSTDYADKDLLAVGVLKGALFFMSDLLRSLRISVRMDFIHCTSSATQGKDGNPVRMLCDMKEDIKGKHVLLIEDIMDSGVTIDYLKKMLLGRGPASLKVCVLLDKTDRRQVPIEADYAGFRIPNKYVVGYGLDYKDRYRNLPYIAVLPVEERQAP is encoded by the coding sequence ATGGTAGGCATCGATTTTGGAAAACCGCTTTTTACGCGTGAGGAGATCCAGCGGAAGATACAGGAGATAGGCTCGCGGGTCTCGACAGACTATGCCGACAAGGACCTGCTCGCGGTCGGGGTCCTCAAGGGCGCGCTTTTTTTTATGTCCGACCTGCTCCGTTCACTCAGGATCTCCGTCAGGATGGACTTCATCCACTGCACCAGTTCCGCCACCCAGGGCAAGGACGGCAATCCGGTCCGAATGCTGTGCGACATGAAAGAAGATATCAAAGGAAAGCACGTTCTGCTGATCGAGGATATCATGGACTCCGGGGTGACCATCGATTACCTCAAAAAAATGCTCCTCGGCCGGGGGCCGGCTTCTCTCAAGGTGTGCGTACTGCTCGACAAAACCGACCGCCGGCAGGTGCCGATCGAGGCGGACTACGCGGGGTTCCGCATCCCGAACAAATACGTGGTCGGCTACGGACTGGACTACAAAGACCGCTACCGCAATCTGCCTTATATCGCCGTGCTCCCCGTGGAGGAGCGGCAGGCCCCGTAA
- the tilS gene encoding tRNA lysidine(34) synthetase TilS, which yields MKKSPDAASGGIPSSQIMLLTKVKETIKKYSMLNPGDRVLVAVSGGPDSVCLLGVLRVLAKDLDLTLHVAHLDHLFRGKESADEAVFVAELAKTFNIPATIEKFDVPAYCRERGLSSQEGARKVRYDFLQRTAMMSDSAHIATGHTANDQAETFLMRLIRGAGASGLSAIPPVRDNIIRPLIDITREEVLDYLKRTGLAFATDPSNTKPLYTRNRIRMEVLPVLQRFNPRIVATLAAEAGQLRDEDEAVEGYCATLADSILARKENTVFVKRNEFNTLPPAFRRRLLIKAADLAGVESSGLSRIQIDEAITFMAAARTGRTMNLLAGLTIGREYDRFVISAQSGTDDFSRVILMPGVTVQSELRMEIETLVADRLPDEQEDLNYIWQALFDYDKIGPALMLRSRHPGDWFCPSGMGGKRKKIQDYFVDEKVPRRKRGLVPLLCSGEDILWVVGMRTDERFLAGADTKRILTITVRDRTVVG from the coding sequence ATGAAGAAATCACCGGATGCCGCTTCCGGTGGCATCCCCAGTTCACAGATCATGCTGCTAACCAAGGTCAAAGAAACCATAAAGAAATACTCCATGCTGAACCCCGGGGACCGGGTGCTTGTCGCGGTCTCGGGCGGGCCGGACTCGGTCTGCCTTCTGGGTGTCCTCCGGGTGTTGGCGAAAGATCTCGACCTGACACTCCATGTCGCGCATCTTGACCACCTGTTCCGGGGAAAAGAATCCGCTGACGAGGCGGTGTTCGTAGCGGAACTTGCGAAAACGTTCAATATCCCTGCGACCATCGAGAAGTTTGACGTGCCCGCCTACTGTCGTGAACGCGGACTGTCTTCGCAGGAGGGCGCCCGGAAGGTACGATATGATTTTTTACAACGAACGGCAATGATGAGCGATTCCGCTCACATCGCTACCGGCCATACGGCGAACGATCAGGCCGAGACCTTCCTCATGCGGCTCATACGCGGCGCCGGCGCCTCCGGCCTCTCGGCCATCCCCCCGGTGCGGGACAACATTATCCGTCCGTTGATCGATATCACGCGGGAAGAGGTGCTGGACTATCTGAAAAGGACGGGACTCGCCTTTGCAACCGACCCGTCGAACACCAAGCCTCTGTATACGCGGAACAGGATACGGATGGAGGTGCTGCCCGTACTGCAACGCTTCAATCCCCGGATCGTCGCAACGCTTGCGGCAGAGGCCGGCCAGCTCAGGGACGAAGATGAGGCAGTCGAGGGATATTGCGCAACACTCGCCGACAGCATCCTGGCACGGAAGGAAAACACCGTCTTTGTGAAGAGAAATGAATTCAATACGCTGCCCCCCGCGTTCAGGCGCAGACTGCTGATAAAAGCAGCGGATCTTGCCGGGGTGGAATCCTCCGGACTGTCCCGGATACAGATCGATGAGGCCATCACGTTCATGGCCGCCGCCCGAACCGGCAGAACCATGAATCTGCTTGCCGGCTTGACGATCGGCCGCGAATACGACCGGTTCGTTATCAGCGCTCAATCGGGAACAGATGACTTCTCCCGGGTGATCCTGATGCCCGGCGTTACCGTGCAATCGGAGCTCCGCATGGAGATCGAGACACTGGTCGCCGATCGGCTCCCGGATGAGCAGGAAGATTTAAATTATATATGGCAGGCCCTGTTCGATTATGATAAGATAGGACCGGCTTTGATGCTCAGGAGCAGGCATCCCGGTGACTGGTTCTGTCCATCCGGGATGGGCGGCAAACGCAAGAAGATACAGGACTACTTCGTTGACGAAAAGGTTCCCCGCAGGAAACGCGGCCTCGTTCCCCTGCTCTGCTCGGGAGAGGACATTCTGTGGGTGGTGGGGATGAGGACGGACGAGCGATTCCTCGCCGGCGCGGATACGAAGCGAATTCTGACGATAACGGTGAGGGATAGGACCGTCGTTGGGTAA